The following nucleotide sequence is from Deltaproteobacteria bacterium.
CCAAACCAGCAATTGTATTTGTTTCCGAGCGTGGGCAAAGGGAGAGCATAAGCTATGCTCAATTGTGCGATGAAGTGAGCAAGGTTGCCTCCTATCTTAAATCTCTTGGCGTAGGCGTTGGCGATAAAGTAGCTGCTTACCTGCCTAACATTCCTCAAACGGTTATTGCCATGTTAGCTACGGCTAGCCTCGGGGCGGTATGGTCTTCTTGTTCGCCTGACTTCGGTCTTAGGGCGGTGCGCGATCGCTTTTCGCAAATTGATCCTAAGATTTTGTTTACGGCAGATGGGTACTTTTATAACGGCAAATTTTGCGACACCTTGCAGACGGCCTCTCAGCTTGCAAAAGAAATAACCTCGATAGAGCATACGATTGTTATCCCCTATGCTTCGCCCACCCCCGATATCTCCATGGTGCGGGATAGTTTGCAGTGGGCGGAAATACAGTCTAAGTCGCCGGGGGAAATTGAGTTTGTGCATTTGCCCTTCGACCATCCGCTCTACATATTGTATTCATCGGGAACTACGGGGGCTCCTAAGTGCATTGTGCACGGTGCTGGTGGAACTTTGATTCAGCACCTTAAGGAACTGGTGCTGCATTGCGATCTCAAGCGCAGTGATAAAATAATGTATTATACCACTTGTGGCTGGATGATGTGGAACTGGCTAGTTAGTAGCCTAGCAGTGGGAGCAACGGTTCTCTTGTATGATGGCTCGCCTTTTTACCCCGATGGCAAGGCCCTATTTGATGTCGCCGAGAGAGAAAAGCTCAGTGTCTTTGGAACTAGCGCGAAGTATATTTCTGCTGTGGAAAAGGCCGCCGTTCGACCCATAGAATCTCACGACTTGTCGGCGCTAAGGTTGATTCTTTCTACCGGAAGCCCACTATTGCCCGAAAATTTTTCCTTTGTTTATTCTAGCATCAAGCGCGATATTCATCTGGCCTCTATTTCCGGAGGAACCGATATTGTTTCCTGTTTTGCCCTAGGCAATCCAATTACTCCCGTTTATAGCGGCGAGCTGCAAACGCGGGGCTTAGGCATGAGCGTTGAAGTGTTTAACGAGGACGGTGAGTCTGTTATCCAGGAATGCGGCGAACTAGTGTGTACTAGGCCATTTCCTTCCATGCCGATATACTTTTTAAATGATCCAGAGGGGGAGAAATACCACAATGCTTATTTTAACGTATTTGACGGCGTGTGGCGCCATGGCGATTGGGCTGAGATTACGGCACATGATGGTGTGATTATCTACGGCCGCTCTGATGCCGTTCTAAATCCTGGGGGAGTGCGGATAGGAACCGCAGAAATATACCAGGAGGTGGAGCAGTTTCTCGAGATACTGGAGTGCATGGCCGTTGGGCAAGAGTGGGAAGGAAGCGAGCGCGTTATTTTATTTGTGAAACTTCGCCCCGATTTGGTTTTAAGCGATGATTTGCGGGAAAGTCTAAAAGCCCAGATAAGAAAGAATACTACTCCCCGACATGTTCCTGCAAAGATAATTCAGGTTTCCGATTTACCTAAGACATTTAACGGTAAGATAGCTGAACTTGCCGTAAAAAATGTCATGCATGGCCGAGCGGTGAAAAATCTCGACGCCTTGTCAAATCCAGAGGCATTGGAAGTTTTTAGGAATTTAGAAGCACTTAGAACCTAGCGGAGTTTTTATCATCGGCGGTCCTCGCTTTACCCAATAAGGCTCTCCTTAGCACTTGCCTAAGATAAAAAAACAATGTATATCTTCCGCCGCGGCTCAAGGTAAAGCATTCTGATTTCATTAAGTATATTTAAGTTAGAAGTAAGCCTCTCTTTAGCATTAATCGCTATAGCCTGTGGGCTCCCAAAGTATTGCTTATGTCTGCATCAGTTCAACAACTTGTCAAAGAAGCAAGAGAGTTGCTCCCGGAGCAGGGGCCGTTGCCGTATTTTGTTCACCACAATACGCTACACCACTTCGAAGATTATCATTTCCTAGAGGCGGTAAAAAAGGGGGCCATCCTAAACGATGCTTTTGCGTTTATGAGCGAGTCTTG
It contains:
- a CDS encoding acetoacetate--CoA ligase, which codes for WDEVCANGHSMRDAKWFRGASLNFAENLLRFKDTKPAIVFVSERGQRESISYAQLCDEVSKVASYLKSLGVGVGDKVAAYLPNIPQTVIAMLATASLGAVWSSCSPDFGLRAVRDRFSQIDPKILFTADGYFYNGKFCDTLQTASQLAKEITSIEHTIVIPYASPTPDISMVRDSLQWAEIQSKSPGEIEFVHLPFDHPLYILYSSGTTGAPKCIVHGAGGTLIQHLKELVLHCDLKRSDKIMYYTTCGWMMWNWLVSSLAVGATVLLYDGSPFYPDGKALFDVAEREKLSVFGTSAKYISAVEKAAVRPIESHDLSALRLILSTGSPLLPENFSFVYSSIKRDIHLASISGGTDIVSCFALGNPITPVYSGELQTRGLGMSVEVFNEDGESVIQECGELVCTRPFPSMPIYFLNDPEGEKYHNAYFNVFDGVWRHGDWAEITAHDGVIIYGRSDAVLNPGGVRIGTAEIYQEVEQFLEILECMAVGQEWEGSERVILFVKLRPDLVLSDDLRESLKAQIRKNTTPRHVPAKIIQVSDLPKTFNGKIAELAVKNVMHGRAVKNLDALSNPEALEVFRNLEALRT